Proteins co-encoded in one Methanofastidiosum sp. genomic window:
- a CDS encoding 4Fe-4S binding protein → MIKQQCNDPMKKLEKLVSIKDLPEAPVSNVPSLNQKTGTWRVFRPEVDKEKCIKCSICWRCCPDISIDVDEDGFPIINYDYCKGCGICAHECPKNAIRMEREGK, encoded by the coding sequence ATGATAAAACAACAATGTAATGATCCCATGAAAAAGTTAGAAAAATTAGTATCAATAAAAGATTTACCAGAGGCCCCAGTTTCAAATGTGCCTTCCCTTAATCAGAAGACTGGGACATGGAGAGTTTTTAGGCCAGAGGTAGATAAAGAAAAGTGTATTAAATGCAGTATTTGTTGGAGATGTTGCCCCGATATCTCAATTGATGTAGATGAAGATGGGTTTCCCATTATAAATTATGATTATTGTAAAGGTTGTGGAATATGTGCTCATGAATGCCCAAAAAATGCAATTAGGATGGAAAGGGAGGGAAAGTAA
- the porA gene encoding pyruvate ferredoxin oxidoreductase has product MVKKIMTGNIAAAWGARLSRTEVIAAYPITPQTIIVEKLAQFVSDGDLKAEYLHVESEHSAMAACIAASQIGARAFTATSSQGLLLMHELLHWASGARTPIVMANVNRALAPPWSVWVEHTDMISQRDTGWIQFYAESNQEVLDTILICYKLCEDKEIQLPAMVGLDAFYLSHTSEIVDIPDQELVDKFLPKYEAQYPIDTENPLSLGSLSMPHQWYPEFRYKIYEAMERVIPRLYQIEEDFYKQFGRRYTGPLELYNTEDAEVVLIISGAAAGTVKETVDILRKNGVKVGAIRLRMFRPFPKKELVKALSNVSFVGVIDRSFSFGHEGAMFSEIKASLYGTKFSPAIKNYIVGIGGRDITTDTIKKIFDNCFNCLKNNKIDAHVEWVDIKV; this is encoded by the coding sequence ATGGTGAAGAAGATAATGACTGGGAATATAGCTGCTGCTTGGGGGGCAAGACTCTCAAGAACAGAAGTAATAGCTGCATATCCCATAACTCCACAAACGATTATTGTTGAAAAACTAGCACAGTTCGTTTCAGATGGAGATCTTAAAGCTGAATATCTTCATGTTGAATCTGAACATTCTGCTATGGCCGCATGTATTGCAGCATCTCAAATAGGGGCCAGAGCTTTTACGGCAACATCTTCACAAGGATTATTATTGATGCATGAACTTCTTCATTGGGCTTCTGGAGCAAGAACCCCTATAGTTATGGCAAATGTCAATAGAGCTTTAGCCCCCCCTTGGAGTGTATGGGTAGAGCATACAGACATGATATCTCAAAGGGATACTGGATGGATCCAATTCTATGCCGAAAGTAATCAAGAAGTTCTTGATACTATATTAATCTGCTACAAATTATGTGAAGATAAAGAAATACAACTGCCGGCTATGGTAGGATTAGATGCTTTTTATTTATCTCATACTTCAGAGATAGTTGATATCCCTGACCAAGAATTAGTTGATAAATTCTTGCCAAAATATGAAGCTCAATACCCGATAGATACTGAAAATCCTCTAAGCTTGGGGTCTCTTTCAATGCCCCATCAGTGGTATCCTGAATTTAGATACAAAATATATGAAGCAATGGAAAGAGTAATTCCTAGATTATATCAAATAGAAGAAGATTTTTATAAACAATTTGGAAGAAGATACACTGGCCCCCTTGAGCTTTATAATACTGAAGATGCAGAAGTCGTCCTTATTATTTCAGGCGCAGCTGCTGGAACTGTCAAAGAAACTGTAGATATACTCAGGAAAAATGGAGTTAAAGTAGGGGCTATAAGGCTAAGGATGTTCAGACCATTTCCCAAAAAGGAATTAGTTAAAGCTTTATCAAATGTTTCATTTGTTGGAGTAATCGATAGATCTTTCTCATTTGGTCATGAAGGTGCTATGTTCTCAGAAATAAAAGCATCGTTATATGGAACAAAATTTTCCCCCGCAATAAAAAATTATATTGTTGGAATTGGAGGGCGGGACATTACAACAGATACAATTAAAAAAATATTTGATAATTGTTTCAATTGTTTAAAAAATAATAAAATTGATGCCCATGTAGAATGGGTTGATATTAAGGTGTAA
- a CDS encoding pyruvate synthase subunit beta, producing the protein MKRAGIPTEEFIYSGHTACPGCGAMLVSRYLLKVLGKNTIMNIPACCFAAIPGTFPETCLGIPLLYNAFETTAATASGVEAALKIKGRKEKINVVGFAGDGGTADIGIQALSGAIERGHDIIYVCYDNEAYMNTGMQTSSLTPMGASTTTNPVGKKGGWRTRNKKNMIDIVAAHDIPYAATVNPSYPMDFIKKIEKAKEVNGPVYIHAYSVCPTGWRYQPELGLEIGRLATETGIFPLYEFEDGKYKISYKKKTKQVIEYYKLQGRFRHLSEDFINEVQTKIDKEWQKLLLKEECSNR; encoded by the coding sequence ATGAAAAGAGCAGGCATACCAACTGAAGAATTTATTTATTCTGGCCATACTGCATGCCCCGGATGTGGGGCCATGCTAGTTTCCAGATATCTTCTAAAAGTGTTAGGAAAGAATACGATAATGAATATACCTGCCTGTTGTTTTGCAGCTATACCTGGAACATTTCCAGAAACTTGTTTAGGCATACCATTGTTGTACAATGCTTTTGAAACAACTGCAGCAACAGCTTCTGGTGTTGAAGCCGCCTTGAAAATAAAAGGAAGAAAGGAAAAAATTAACGTGGTAGGCTTTGCAGGCGATGGAGGTACTGCGGATATAGGAATTCAAGCTTTATCTGGTGCCATAGAAAGAGGTCATGATATTATCTACGTCTGTTATGATAATGAAGCTTACATGAATACTGGAATGCAGACTTCTAGTCTCACCCCAATGGGAGCTTCAACTACAACTAATCCCGTTGGTAAAAAGGGTGGGTGGAGAACTAGAAACAAGAAAAATATGATAGATATAGTAGCAGCACATGATATACCCTATGCTGCTACAGTCAATCCTTCGTATCCAATGGACTTTATTAAAAAAATAGAAAAGGCAAAAGAAGTTAATGGACCAGTTTATATTCATGCTTATTCGGTCTGTCCAACGGGATGGAGATATCAGCCAGAACTTGGCCTAGAAATAGGAAGACTTGCAACAGAAACTGGAATATTCCCATTATATGAATTTGAAGATGGGAAATATAAAATTAGTTATAAGAAAAAAACAAAACAAGTTATTGAATACTACAAATTACAAGGAAGATTCAGGCACTTATCTGAAGATTTCATCAATGAAGTGCAAACAAAAATAGATAAAGAATGGCAGAAATTACTCCTAAAGGAAGAATGTAGTAATCGATAA